A DNA window from Desulfofundulus luciae contains the following coding sequences:
- a CDS encoding histidine triad nucleotide-binding protein — MQDCIFCKIVKKEIPAEIVYEDEHVMAFKDIHPAAPVHLLLIPKKHIPTFFDLADEDVSIIGRVQLAAARVAQQLNLEEKGFRLVSNCKEDAGQLIFHIHYHLLGGRALQWPPG, encoded by the coding sequence ATGCAGGATTGCATTTTCTGCAAGATCGTGAAAAAGGAGATTCCCGCCGAGATCGTTTATGAGGATGAACATGTGATGGCCTTTAAGGACATCCACCCGGCGGCTCCCGTCCACCTCTTGCTCATTCCGAAAAAACATATCCCCACCTTCTTCGACCTGGCGGATGAAGACGTTTCCATAATCGGACGCGTTCAGCTGGCGGCAGCCCGGGTTGCTCAGCAGTTGAACCTGGAAGAAAAGGGGTTTCGGTTGGTCAGCAATTGCAAGGAAGATGCCGGCCAGCTAATTTTCCATATTCATTATCATTTGCTGGGGGGTAGAGCGCTGCAGTGGCCACCGGGCTAG
- the mtaB gene encoding tRNA (N(6)-L-threonylcarbamoyladenosine(37)-C(2))-methylthiotransferase MtaB, with the protein MKPTVGVKDVPRTVAVTTLGCKVNQYESAALATLFRERGYKVVDFSEPADIYVINTCTVTHLGDRKSRQLIRRATRNNPHARVVVTGCYAQTSPEEVLSIPGVDLVVGTRDKSRIVDLVEELESRKEGPLAVVRDVFADQDYEELPVPALPSRVRAFLKIQEGCNNYCAYCIIPYARGPLRSRDPENVLAEARRLVAGGFKELVLTGIHTGAYGQDRPGGPDLAGLVECLAEIPGLVRLRLSSVEPVDITDKLVDIMATRPNVCRHLHIPLQSGDDTVLARMRRHYTTAWFRELVQKVRGRVPGIAITTDVIVGFPGESDGQFENTFNFVREMAFARLHVFKYSPRQGTAAASFPDQISAPVKEARSRRMIALGDELARSFAAKHIGREVQVLVEEELPEKAGFFAGLTDNYLRVIFPARENFVGELVPVRVEGVEGTDLKGIII; encoded by the coding sequence GTGAAACCAACCGTGGGGGTGAAAGACGTGCCCAGGACTGTAGCCGTGACCACCCTGGGATGCAAGGTTAATCAATATGAGTCGGCGGCCCTGGCCACCCTGTTCCGGGAGCGGGGCTATAAAGTGGTGGACTTCAGCGAACCGGCGGACATTTATGTCATCAACACCTGTACGGTTACCCACCTGGGGGACCGCAAGTCAAGGCAGCTTATCCGGCGGGCCACGCGAAACAACCCCCATGCCCGTGTGGTGGTAACCGGCTGTTACGCCCAGACCTCGCCGGAAGAGGTGCTCTCCATCCCCGGCGTGGACCTGGTGGTGGGGACAAGGGACAAATCCCGCATTGTGGATCTGGTGGAGGAACTGGAAAGCCGTAAGGAAGGGCCGCTGGCCGTGGTACGGGATGTTTTTGCTGACCAGGATTACGAGGAACTGCCCGTACCGGCGCTACCCTCCCGCGTGCGGGCCTTTTTAAAAATCCAGGAAGGGTGCAATAATTATTGCGCCTACTGCATTATTCCCTATGCCCGGGGGCCGCTGCGCAGCCGGGATCCGGAAAATGTCCTGGCCGAAGCCAGGAGGCTGGTAGCCGGGGGCTTTAAGGAACTGGTGCTCACCGGCATTCATACCGGGGCCTACGGCCAGGACCGGCCCGGCGGCCCGGACCTGGCCGGCCTGGTGGAATGCCTGGCTGAAATTCCGGGATTGGTGCGCCTGCGCCTCAGTTCGGTGGAACCGGTGGACATTACAGATAAACTGGTGGATATAATGGCTACCAGGCCCAATGTCTGCCGCCACCTGCATATCCCCCTGCAAAGCGGCGATGATACGGTCCTGGCCCGTATGCGCCGTCACTATACCACGGCCTGGTTTCGTGAGCTGGTTCAAAAAGTGAGGGGGCGCGTGCCCGGCATAGCCATTACCACCGACGTTATTGTTGGTTTCCCCGGGGAAAGCGATGGCCAGTTTGAAAATACGTTTAATTTTGTGCGCGAGATGGCTTTTGCCCGGCTGCATGTTTTCAAGTATTCCCCCCGGCAGGGTACAGCCGCGGCCTCCTTTCCCGACCAGATCAGTGCCCCGGTGAAGGAGGCGCGAAGCCGCCGGATGATTGCGCTGGGAGATGAGCTGGCCCGTTCCTTTGCCGCCAAACATATTGGCCGGGAAGTCCAGGTGCTGGTGGAAGAAGAGTTGCCAGAAAAAGCAGGTTTCTTTGCCGGTCTTACCGATAATTACCTGCGGGTAATTTTCCCGGCCCGGGAAAATTTTGTGGGCGAGCTGGTACCGGTGCGGGTGGAGGGGGTAGAGGGGACGGATTTAAAAGGGATCATAATTTAA
- the rpsU gene encoding 30S ribosomal protein S21 encodes MPEVRVGKNETLDSALRRFKRSCQKAGVLAEARRHEHYEKPSVRRKKKSEAARRRKYR; translated from the coding sequence GTGCCAGAAGTACGTGTTGGCAAGAATGAAACCCTGGATAGCGCCCTCCGTCGCTTCAAGCGTTCCTGTCAGAAAGCTGGCGTCTTAGCCGAAGCAAGACGGCATGAACATTACGAAAAACCCAGTGTGCGGCGCAAGAAAAAATCCGAAGCGGCCAGAAGGCGTAAGTACCGTTAA
- a CDS encoding NfeD family protein produces the protein MWRQQEKPGAGLKRAGHFYTFYGCRPGVADLPGDFNGWGGEPKIMPGQLLTWLSVLAFLLGFIALVLEIFVVPGFGVAGMTGIILLAWGVLLLAVDFTQATAALVVALALTIVVFSLGLKFMSRLNLWQRLTLGTRLEKHEGYVAGQVDLGHLVDLTGVALTPLRPAGTAEIAGLRLDVVTGGEYIPAGAKVQVVRVEGSRVVVRRADYI, from the coding sequence GTGTGGCGTCAGCAGGAGAAGCCCGGTGCTGGATTAAAGCGCGCCGGGCATTTTTACACCTTCTACGGCTGCCGTCCCGGCGTTGCGGATCTCCCCGGGGATTTTAACGGATGGGGGGGTGAACCAAAGATTATGCCTGGTCAACTTTTAACCTGGCTCTCGGTACTGGCTTTTTTGCTGGGCTTTATTGCCCTGGTGCTGGAAATTTTCGTCGTTCCGGGCTTTGGCGTGGCGGGGATGACCGGGATCATTCTCCTGGCGTGGGGGGTATTGTTGCTGGCGGTGGATTTTACCCAGGCCACGGCTGCGCTGGTGGTGGCCCTGGCCCTCACGATAGTGGTATTTTCCCTGGGGCTTAAATTTATGTCCCGGCTGAACCTCTGGCAGCGTTTAACCCTGGGTACAAGGCTGGAGAAACATGAGGGCTATGTGGCCGGGCAGGTGGACCTGGGGCACCTGGTGGACCTTACGGGGGTGGCGTTAACCCCCCTGCGGCCCGCGGGGACGGCGGAAATTGCCGGCTTGCGGCTGGATGTGGTTACCGGCGGGGAATACATCCCAGCCGGGGCGAAGGTACAGGTGGTGCGGGTGGAAGGGAGCCGGGTGGTGGTACGCCGGGCAGACTACATTTAG
- a CDS encoding 16S rRNA (uracil(1498)-N(3))-methyltransferase, whose protein sequence is MGYFFVSPEQITGDRVTITGPDVVHISRVLRLAPGDVITVMDGRGKGYRVRLTGTTGTTVEGVILEQFIPGGEAPLKVTLVQGLSKGDKMDIIIQKSTELGVSCVVPLACRRSVVRLTPAKARERQQRWQRIALEAAKQSRRAIVPRVTEVMDLAAVLDLISPGALALMPWEEEREFSLKAALRGQSCGEVFIFIGPEGGFAAGEVAMARERGVLSVSLGPRILRTETAGLATLTMVLYELGDLGGYPAGSDR, encoded by the coding sequence ATAGGTTATTTCTTTGTTTCCCCGGAGCAGATTACCGGGGATCGGGTGACCATTACCGGGCCCGATGTGGTGCATATTTCCCGGGTGTTGCGCCTTGCACCCGGGGACGTGATCACGGTTATGGACGGGCGGGGCAAGGGGTACCGGGTGAGGTTGACCGGCACCACCGGAACTACCGTTGAAGGGGTGATCCTGGAGCAATTTATCCCCGGGGGAGAAGCTCCCCTGAAGGTGACCCTGGTCCAGGGGCTTTCCAAGGGCGACAAAATGGACATAATTATACAAAAGAGCACCGAGCTCGGCGTATCCTGTGTGGTTCCTTTAGCCTGTCGCCGTTCCGTGGTCCGGCTTACCCCGGCCAAGGCCCGGGAACGCCAGCAGCGCTGGCAGCGGATAGCGCTGGAAGCGGCCAAGCAGTCCCGCCGGGCAATAGTGCCCCGGGTCACCGAGGTTATGGATCTGGCGGCAGTGCTTGACCTTATATCCCCGGGTGCCCTGGCCCTGATGCCCTGGGAGGAGGAACGGGAGTTTTCCCTGAAAGCAGCTCTTAGAGGGCAGTCCTGCGGGGAAGTGTTTATCTTTATCGGTCCTGAGGGCGGGTTTGCTGCCGGGGAAGTGGCCATGGCCAGGGAAAGGGGCGTACTTTCCGTTTCCCTGGGCCCGCGAATCCTGCGCACGGAAACGGCGGGACTGGCCACACTGACTATGGTTCTTTATGAGCTGGGGGACCTGGGCGGGTATCCAGCAGGTAGCGACCGGTGA